AATTCTGAATGCATAATTATACTTTACCAGCAACAACGGTGATCCCTTGGTCCTTGTACCGCTCAACAAAGAGGTCGATCGTGTCGCGGAACGCCTTCGGATCAAGGAGCAACGTCGTGATGTCTTGAAACATGATCcctacaacaaaataaaacagAAACAAAATCGATGCATGATGATTAATACAAAGAACAAGTACTGCAATTCCCACACACCAGAAATCTAGACTAATTTTTCAAAACCCCACATCAGCAGAGAGTGGCGTATCATTTTAAAGGTGCAGTTTTGTAACACCACACTAAGCAATGTTTGATACATGGCTCTCCAGTCCCCCACTATGGTGGGGGAGACGAAGAACCAAGATGCGGGTAGTAGCTAACCGATCCCCGTGGCCTGATAAAATAGCACGCAGCTTGCACGTGAAaggtaaataaataaataaataaacttcCTTGGCCCTCAGAACAACTTTGTTATTAGCACACTATACTCATATTATTCACGGCTTTAGTAATATGCCGTGACGCCAGGTTACGCACTTCAGTTAATTACCGCTAGCTCCGGAATCCCGCATACGTCATCCCCCATGGTGGTACTACTGAAAAGCAAATCTATACAACGAACCGTCGCGAGTCATCGACtgccggcagcgccgccgccagccgcaaGCATGAAGCCGACCGCTCAATCGAATCGAGCAGCCCAGCCCACCTACCCTGCGCGAGCGATCCTGAAGGGCTgtagagagggagagggagagaggagcgGGGGAACCCCACCTGGCTTGGGGAAGTCGGGGATGACGCGGATGGAGGACGCGATCCCCGCCACGCGCGCGTCGCCGGACgccatcgccaccgccgtcccgcgacgccgccgccgccgcccgcaggtGATGCGCACGCCCgatcccgcgccgccgccgacgacgacgacggagacgccggtggtggaggcgggccCGCGCGGAGGAAAAGGCGGCGccgacgctgctgctgctgctgacgggaggaggcggaggcgaggctGGAACCGCAGCAGCATGCTCTTTTTATCTGGGCCGCGCCCGCGGGCCGCCGGCACCTCGGTCCGTTATACCCGCGCCGCGGGCGGGTGGGGGGGTGGGCGCCGTCTCCGTCTCTGACACGGAAGGCCAGGAGGGTCAAGCCACCCGGCAGGGCCCGCGGCCAGTGGCTTGAGACGCGGTTTCCGAATCGCTttcgccgccgacgccaccaTGTTCCGGTGGGCCCCGGCGCGCGTGGTTCGTGCCTTCcctccaccaccaaccgggaggCGGGCCGACGACACGCCGGCCCAGGCGCGCGTGCCCGGGGCCGGGCCCACGTAGGGTTTTGTTGGTCGGATGACATGCGGGGCCGGGAGGGGATGGGCCCGCGACGACGCCAGCTAaaaggaggagggcggccggcTTGGCTCATGCCGTCATGGCGGCGTGCGTGCGAGAGCTTCTTCATCGGCTTGGATTCACCGCGTGGGATGGGGCGGTAAAAACATCACtcaaactttttttctttttggaagaCACTCAAACTTTAGTCGAAAATCAAATTTCGAAAAGGACACTCATATTGGCATGGATCATCATAATTACCGGCAGCGTGTAATAACTGTCCTCCATCTTTTTTAGCATATATGGCATCAAAGGAACGAACCCTTCTTCTATAATCTTTCATGAATTTGCATTTGCATGCATATAGTGTATTTTTGAAGAAAATCAGCGTGTTCCATGTGCCTACAGTGCTAGAATATTGACGGAGGCAAATGAAATAGTAGCGTCGATTCAGTTTTCAGTCAGTGAAGCGAGTACTAACTTCTGAATGGAGAAAGCCGATCCTCAATCTTAGCAACTCGGATTGTAATTTGTTAATACTctcttcgtttcaaattgtagctcATTTTAATATTTCTAGATTTGCAGCTTTtgctatacatctagatatacattTTATCTACatacataataaaaattatggaTCTTCAAAATCCAAGACAACGTAccatttgggacggagggagtaataaggTTGGTTtgggtgaaaaaaaaatatcttcaTGATTTTACCGATTTATAGGGTTAAACGGAAAAGATGACGGTTCGAAAAAAATGGAAAGGAAatcggtaaaaaaaaatatggaatcGAAAATGAAAACGACTTTGCCCTTTTTGCGACCGTTTTCGAAGAATACCATAGTTGACTGGCGACCAGGGAGCTCGAGGTCCCCTGCCGCTGCTGGCCCCAAGGTTGTTGCGCTCGCCGGGCGGTCGGCAGGGAGTCATCTCCACGCCGGCGCCAAGCTCACCAAGATGGACAGCGCCGGCCTCGCTGACCTCACCAggccccagccccgccgccctctCTACCCGCAGCTCGCCAGGCCGGCGTCAGGCCGTTTGACGCATTTTTCAGTCCAAAACCATACGGACATatgttttcgaaaaaaaaaaccatacgGACATGATATCACAGCAACCTCCAAATTTAGGCATTCCCAATCCTGAATCTGGATTTTGGATTGGACAGCTGCAAATCTGCATAGAACCTGGCACAGTTAAAATGATTTTGGAAGCAGAAATCATAGAAGATTAGTTACTGATAACTGATGAGTGCGTTCGATAATTTCCTTTATACATTTAGAAAAGAAGAGataaggcaaaaaaaaatatgattgcATTGAATTTCATTGAATATACACAACAGATGAGTCAGCAGGTACAATATCAGCAAAAGGAGATTGCTGTACCAAAATGGATCCTAATCATCCCTACTACCAGTTTGACTGTACTAGGGGTAGGGGATGATGCGTGAGGCCTGCAGGTTTGCTGTTAGCTGACGACTAACTAGTTACAGAGAATATGTTATGTACACTTTGTTCCGCCTGCAATGTCCCCACCGTATCACCGGAAGGACGAAATGCTTGGAGATCTGCTAAGACCTGGTGATGTTGAGCCAGACTTTGCCCCTGAGCTCAAAGACGATGAGTCGCTCTGGAGCTGAGACAGACGGGCTTTTTCTCGCAACAGTTTGCACTGCATAAGTTGCAATTTTCAGCAATCAGTCACATGAATACAGTAAACATATGTGCTGTTCCCTTTCGCCTGTTATATCGAAAAACTTAACCACTGAGGCTGTTTCAATGTGAGaacataaaataaatatttgctGTGTTATTTTCGGGTACCAAAGTAACAGTAATATCACTCCTGAACTCCCAGTATATTGATGGTTCAGTCAGCTAAATTCAGACATCGTACCTTCAACTTTAGATCCTCAACTTCACTTTCCAAAGATGGAACACGGCACTGAAGCTGATTTAGGCATTCCAATGCTTTCAGAAGACTCGTGTCAGGTTCAGGGTTTACAACTCCAGCTACCTGTAAAACAGCAGGGTTAATGTTTGGTCATGTAATCTGGCAACCTCACATCAAGCACAAGATAAGATTACTTCTTAGTAATAATATTCATGCATACCTTTAGAATGCTAGTGCATAAATTTGACAGATTTTCTGCCAGTTTGCTTCTATCTTGTTCGCTTTCCTGTTCACAATCAGACAGTATCAGTGTCGCAGTCTTCACACCTGGCACAACTCTTTGATAAATAAATAGAAAGTAGACGCACATCTAATTTCTTCCTCAAGAGCTCTTCCTCTTCAATCTGCTCGTATGGATCTTTCCCATTTGAAACCCTGTAGCGGGCAAGCTCTTCTTTTGTACGGGTAAGGATGGCCCCTAGCTGTTGCAGTTTTGCACATAGCTCTTCATTCTGCCTTTTCAGCAGGATATTCTCTTCCTGATGAGTGGTAGGAAAATAGATAAGATGATCATACAGGAAAACACCAATGCTCGCAAAAGCCTAAGTACCAACAGTGACCAATACCTTTGTTTTGACATGATGATTGATTCGAAGCTGAAGATTCTGTTGTCTGGTAAGCTTCTTCACTTCGTCTTCAAGATTGAGAATGATGGTTTTGTAGTTTGAATTCTCAGCCTACAAATATACCAACCAATAATAATTACTAAAATATATTATAAGGGAAAATAAGCATGGTCTTTCTTTTGCAATTGAAAAGTGATTTTCTGTACCTTTAGCAACTCTATTTCTGCGATCATAAAGTGTTCTCGTTGTCGTAATTTCTCTATATTAATGCGGGCAGCTCCAAGTTCTGATTGTTTCTGATTTATTTCGTCAAGCCAACTGTACCACAAAATCAATGACATGTAAGTCACTCACTATAACCTATTATTGGGATTCTAATAGGTCACAACAGATGGTGAAATATCTACCTCTGTCTCTCTTCAATGAATTCATCAAGCTGCTTCTTCAACTTCATCAGCTCATTGGATTGCTGAACATTTATGTTCAAGTAAATGCCAAGAAGAAGATAAGTTGGAGAAAAACTATTATGCTGAATTTACCTCTTTAATTTCCTGTGCTTGAGAAATAGCCGATTCTGTTGGCTCCATCTTTTTCTGGTTGTCAACTAGAGCCTGCTAGATAGGTGGTTTAGATGCATAATTGGAAATATTTTACAAATGAACAAAGTATATGAATTTATATTCTTACCGCCCAAGTTGTCATGTTCATTTTAACCCCAAGCATATCACGAATCACATCATGCGTCATGCTCTCTGTTGTAGCTAATCTCGCGTTCAGCATGAATATCTTCAAACAAAGGAGCACAGATAGGttgataaaataattaaaagtaGAAACAAAAGTGGAAAGTGAAGAGTAACCTCACCTCCCTTTGTCGGCTAGCAGCTATACCCTCAAGTTCCACGATACGCTGCTTTGCAGCACTTAGTTCTTCATCTTTCTCAGAATTCATTTGCTGTACAAAGCCAATGCCGATACATTTAAATGGAGAACCTGAACCGCGAGGTTTTGAGCTAATCTTCTCTTGTCTCATGGAGCAGGCATGTGCTGAGGAATTGTCGGTCTTAACCTGCTGTGCCATGGCCTCCAGCTCCATCAACTAACCAGATCACAATTCATTAGATTTCATTAAAGCTGTTAGTAAGTTCAGTTCTTCAAAATAAACACAGACAAAATGCTTACCTTCTGCTTGTATTCTCGTGCTGCTGCCTCAGCATGAATGTTTAACTCCGAGATATGTGCCTTGCACTGAGCAATCTACAAAGAGAAAACAAAATCATGGTGGAACCTTATACAACCGGGGGACTGGACTAATTAAACTGTGCAAGTGAGCTGATAAGCGATTAGCAAACCTACCTCTGATTCCTTTTCAGAAACGTCCTTCTCAAGTGCTCTAATACTTTCCTGAGCACAGAGGAGATCATTATGGATGTCTGCTGGGTACCTGCAGGGGCATCAAGTTTAGTGGTAACTGTTTCTGTTATAGTTGTAAGTATATGTAGCATGTAACAGAACTGATAGCTATACGAACCTAGACGAGTCAGCTAAATCAACAATTCCATCTTCCATACAGCTCTTAGATTTTCCAGAGGCTGGCACAGTAAGCATTTGTTGCCTAACTTTCTGCAGCTCCACTTCTAGTTCTTCCCGCTGCATTCTTTGCCTCTCTGCTTCTTCCTTGACTATGTCCACCTTAGGAGAAATAAGCAAAATCATTGTTGAGAAAAAAacacactttcaaaaaaaatgatcAGAGTACAGTAAGTGATTACTACACATTTAAATAAAAAAGTAGCACAACTTACTTTGCTTTCCAAAGCACATACAGTATTCTCAAGTTCTTCAATAGACGTCTCCAAGAGCTTGACTTCTTCATCCTTCCCTTCAGCATATGCCTTATGTTCCTCTGCTATCTGCAGCTTTCATGAAATCGAAATGATTTCGCAGAAAGAAGAATACAATATGTATGTAAGGAAGAACAATATTTTAATAGTAAAATATGATATGAGCACCTGCCGAGATTCCGTAGCAATTGCTTCACTTTCTTCGGCAAGTGCCTGAGCCATCTCCAGCTTCTCTTTCAAGATAAGCAACTGAGTGTCACTGAATTGCTTTTCATCTGAGAGTTTGGAGAAGTCATTTTGCAAACTCTGAAGACAGATATTCCTCTCATCAATTAAACGTCTCAACTCAATTAACTCCTCCATAGCATAACCAATCTCTTCAATATGCTGGAGCTGTGATTTGAGTTCTGTGTTCTCCATAGAAATGACATTTAGCTCATCAAACTTTTTTGCCAGTTCCTCTTCTAGGGTTGCAACCTTTTCATTACTCATCAAGATTCTAGCTTCTAATTGTTGCCTCTCAGAAGCACCATCATCAAGTTCAAGCGATTTAGATGCAAGAGCTTGTTCCAAAGATTTTATTGCTTTTCTCAACTCCATAAGCTCAGCAGCTTGATTTTTTGCTACAGATGAAGACTCTTGTAATAGGCTAAGATCAAATGATAAACCCTTTGCTAATTCATCTTTCCTGATTAATTCAGACTGGAGAATAGAATTATGGGTGCTTAACGCCTCAGCTAATACCTGAATGATGTCTAACTCATTGGATAACTTGCTCACCATGTTTATTTGCTCATTAATGTAATTGTGTACATGATCAGTAAACAGTTGCAAGCGGCTTTCAAAGGTAACAAATAACTGATCAGCCTCAATGTTAGCCACTGATTCGACCATGCACTGTTCCTTGCACAATATATTCAAAATTTCCTGCTTCAACATTTCATTCTCAGAACTGAAATAattttctctagtagtgctGAGATGAATGGCTTCATTTTTCAGTTCCAGCTCCCTACACATGGTTCCATGGGAAAGTTCCAACTCCTCCAAAGCTTTGCTTTTTGCATCTAAATTTGTTTGAAAGGATGTGATGCTAGATTCCAAGGAGGAAATTAAATAATTAAGTTTTGTGTTTTCTTCGTTCATGGCGTGCAGATTTTCCATAGCTTCATCACTAATTTGCTTCAGGTTCTCCAAATCAGCCCTACTGCCTTTGTTCTCCTCATGTAAAATGCAGATTGCAATATTCTCCAAATCATGGTCCACTTTCCACAAAGTTGCTTCTGCCATCAGTCCTTCAAGGATGTCAGTAAACACAACTCTTTGTTCTTGCAGATGTCGTTTGTTTTGTTTCAGTTCCGAAGCCAAAACAGTAGACTCAATGTCTTTTGCGATCATATTTGCCATCACCAAATCACTTCGATAATCTGCAAGCCAATGGCACAATTCAAATTCACTGCAGCCTTTAAGGTCAACAAAAGGCATGGAACTATTCATTTGAATCAGATTCAACTCTATAAGCATTTTGTCCTTCAACATTCCATTGAGAAGCAAAGCTTCATCTAGTTGGTGGCGCagatcttccttttctttcgaTTCAGCAGCCAAGGCACTCCTGTTCGTAGCATCAATCTCTTCGATCAAAATGGAGAGCTCACTATACATGGAATTTGACCGTGACACCATTGCTTCTTCTTGTGCTTGCAAATGCAGAATCTTCTTCTCAAATGAATCTAACCTTGTGTTCAATTTGGTTGCTTCTTGTTCCTTTTTTGTAATTCGACTAAAACTGTTGTTGATGTCAAGTAATAGCTTTCCTTTGAGAACACTACACATTTCCAGTTCATTCTTGGCTTTGTCATTATGCTCTCGCAATTTAGATATCAAAGAATTAGATTCACAGAGCCCACGTTGAAGGAAACCATTTTCTGCATTCAGCCCAGTGATTCTCTCCAAAAGAATCCCCATGTGACAAAGATGCAATACGGAAATAGCACAATCTTTTCCAATTATCTCGAACCAATTCTCCTCCAGCCATGTTCTGGCCAACTCTGCAAACTGCTGAAGCTTTTGCTTCATCCATGCTACATCAGAAGAGACAAACTCAAGCTTCTCTAACAATAAATTCTGTAAAAGTCTAATGCCATCTTCCAGCTCAAGAGCTAGCTCATTTGCTTCAAGCAGGCCTGATTGGAATTTACTTTCCATAAGCTTGTAACTTTGTTCCTTCGTATCCAGCAGCGTCTTCAAAGTACTAATTTCACTTAACATGCCATCCTTTTCAGCAATAAACAAAGCTTCCTTTTCCTGATAACTTTCTGCTTGGTGTTTTGCCTTTTCATTCGCTTCAACCAGCGCCTTCACAGTAGAATCTGCATCACTTATAGTTGCCTGCGCTTCTTCAAACTTGGCAATAAGTGTTGCAGACTCAAAAGATTTCTGGGCCACAAGAAGTTTTGCCTCCGAAATCTCAAGCTCGAGTGCCTGAAAGAACATGTTTATGATGTTAATCTTTCAATATCTAGACTTGCATTCTTGCATAAAGAATATGCAGATAACTAGATACGATCACAACCGCAGTGAGGAATCCAGATCAACTAATAACTCAAGGAAATATAAGGACTCGCTCAGAAGAAGTGCACCCATGGTGCCTTGCTTAGTCGATGGAGCTAAGGACTTAAGGGCTTTAGCAGCAGCTAGAGGCTAGGATAGTGCAACGGCTGGTTGTTATCTTTTCAAAAAGCATGAATGTACCTCACAAAAGCTGATGTAACTCTATTTATTCTTCGTAACGCAATGACACACTGTTCTCTTCCATGTTCGAGGAAAACAAAGGCAAAATAGTTTTCCATTGTAGACTCTTATAGTTGTCATCCATAACAAATTAACAtattaattactccctccatcccaaattgtaggtctttttggcttttctaggtgcatagatgtttgtatacacctaaatatagtgcATGTCTAGacgcatacaaacatctatgaacctagaaaagccaaaacgacctacaatttgaaacagagggagtatccACCTTGTCTGGTAGTGCCAACTGCCCAACACATAGTAGTGCATATGTATCCCACATTCAACATTGGATATCAATTGAAAGCTTGCAATTCAGGTCACCAAAGAGCGCCGAACACTATGGTGTGCGCACCATTGATTTCTTTGCTAATTTTGTTAATAAAGGGTGTGTGTGACCATTTTAAACCCATGGGGCAAAACCAGGTGGACCAAAGGAGTTATTTTACTACAAACCACAAAGCATCAATGATCGCTCTCCTATTTTGTGCAGGGGATAGTTATTCTCCTTTTAACTGTTGCTTCGTGCACATGACCAAATTCCTACTTGTCAAACATAAAGTATACAGCACAATAGAATTCTTTTACTGGAGGTCTACCTTTTTttgcaaggaagaagaaaggttaCTGTGAATAAGCTAAAAATACTATCTAACTAAAAAGGAAGATAATTTTTTGCTCGCAAAgccacaaaaggttttcaaaaaagggaaaaactTTAATGGAGATCATAATGTCCTTTCAAGTGTTACCTCTTTTTCCTTATTCCATGAAATAAGTGATGCATCATTTCCTTGTATCTTTACCTCCAGCTCTTTCAATCTAGCTTCGTAGCATCTTTCCTTTTCAATTATCTCTGCATTCAATTTAAGGACCTCATTCCTTAGATCTTCAATTGTTCTTTGACTCTCTTTCAAATTTTCTTTTGCTTGCAGATATTTAGCCATTTGAGACTGCATCATCTTCATTCCTAGAACTGTAAACTCCATTTCCTTACTGAGTTGGCAAAGTACCTCAACATTTTGCTGCTCCACAGGTTGGAAGGCTTCAAGTTCCCTAAGGTCAACCTACACCATGAAGTTAAATATGGTCATATACTCATATCCTGACTGCCACTCTTAATTGGCATAAATTGATCATTGTGAGGAACTTACTGACATATAACAGTGGATTGTATGGTTCACCTTGTACCAAATAACAAGAGCATTAGCTTACCCGATCCTCCAACTTCAAGTCTGAATTTTGACAAGCGGTCTCTTCAGGGCTAATAGAAAGGCTTGACTGCATTGTATTGAATCCAACTCCGAGCTCACGTATGATACCATTTGCCTTCACAGTTTCTGACATCAGTCTTGACAAAATAGTGAACTCTTCATTTTTCAGCTTCTCAATAGCCTGGTCCTTGTCTTGAGTCTGACTCAATAAATGAGCTAAATAGCTCTTTGACTGGTCTAATTGTGATTCCAACTGATGAATCTCTTCTTCCATTTCCCTATGTAAAGAAACATAGTTTTGCTCAAGAACCTCCTTCTGCACAAATGTTTCGATGGACTCATCCAATAAAAGCTCTATCCTGTGAATTCTTTCTAGTTGCTGACTGTTCACATGTCCTTGTTCAGATAGTTGTGATCTTAAAAGatacatttctttttcttgatcaCATTTTTCTTGTTGATGCACTTCATTTATAGCCTGCATTGCTCCTCTTAAGGACATTAACTTCAAGTCTAAATCACAT
This sequence is a window from Setaria italica strain Yugu1 chromosome III, Setaria_italica_v2.0, whole genome shotgun sequence. Protein-coding genes within it:
- the LOC101781333 gene encoding kinesin-like protein KIN-12F isoform X1 encodes the protein MVRDIATPRRTPARGASASEAGNDENAPGDAASRGAAAVVVGGAASAPDAASRPPLLAIQPPASGLKRKPESPAPTPSKLPFRTPEKAAARSRFGWVPPRGEEPPPRAGAGATPYSAMTTPRAHRGKGAAAVPAASEGGSTQSTPTKSVTKPAYSIGMSGSRPPMSGGGPRGAGFGMGFSTAGRGAPLSLGPATLVNSAEVPHFELREDPSFWMDNNVQVVIRVRPLNNNEKNLHSYNRCLKQESAQSITWIGQPETRFTFDHVACETVDQEVLFRIAGLPMVENCMAGYNSCVFAYGQTGSGKTYTMLGEISDLEVRPSPDRGMTPRIFEFLFARIRAEEESRRDEKLKYSCKCSFLEIYNEQITDLLDPSSTNLQLREDIRKEVYVENLTEFEVGCVSDIIKLLMQGSANRKVAATNMNRESSRSHSVFTCIIESRWEKDSASNLRFARLNLVDLAGSERQRTSGAEGERLKEAANINKSLSTLGLVIMNLVDLAHGKQRHVPYRDSRLTFLLQDSLGGNSKTMIIANVSPSVCSANETLSTLKFAQRARLIQNNAVVNEDASGDVLALQHQIRLLKEELAVLKRQHVTRSLSFSADIFGGDVNDDSVDDKNDDDTNNRSSFKHLQIPNKQLRSLEEALAGALRRESTAENTIRELEIEIEQLNELVRQREDDTRSAKMMLKFRDEKIHRMDALVNKKMPAESYLLEENKTLSQEIDLLRARFDKNPEVTRFALENIRLSSQLKRSQQFFDEGERELLLNEISELRNQVSQILEVRIETEQQNIFPAKSKDSQQHCIDLEGDSESLRMELKRTSQELEACRGDLQVCLESNRKLTREIADLEKELSALKISKEEQPIVYENIPSSLHRYDSDAPAKMEDCSDESFKRMEELLNLQLELDVLKTILVEERTSRAEVEEKSACLGDELQSANTRIIQACKRNEALERKLNDSGSVIEALESQQIILINELDQLKNNNQQSIELLEKRDMEILRLNNELDILRRQEHLTKEEPTAQFLKCYDNEDSPLQTKLKRMQASLEKARNLNTRYQRDQASHSSSEQEMDEVRRQVEVETAEVIVCLQEELISVQQQLDASNKKDLLAKQSIDALQLEIKQLNDKLIEVLKKNESLSSVIEDKEKEIELLTNDWNRLAADMGSYLVDGNSALDEAADQVAFISKSFSQRKWVEEQVQKMCFGISERDELLEELQNRLKEADIIKCDLDLKLMSLRGAMQAINEVHQQEKCDQEKEMYLLRSQLSEQGHVNSQQLERIHRIELLLDESIETFVQKEVLEQNYVSLHREMEEEIHQLESQLDQSKSYLAHLLSQTQDKDQAIEKLKNEEFTILSRLMSETVKANGIIRELGVGFNTMQSSLSISPEETACQNSDLKLEDRVDLRELEAFQPVEQQNVEVLCQLSKEMEFTVLGMKMMQSQMAKYLQAKENLKESQRTIEDLRNEVLKLNAEIIEKERCYEARLKELEVKIQGNDASLISWNKEKEALELEISEAKLLVAQKSFESATLIAKFEEAQATISDADSTVKALVEANEKAKHQAESYQEKEALFIAEKDGMLSEISTLKTLLDTKEQSYKLMESKFQSGLLEANELALELEDGIRLLQNLLLEKLEFVSSDVAWMKQKLQQFAELARTWLEENWFEIIGKDCAISVLHLCHMGILLERITGLNAENGFLQRGLCESNSLISKLREHNDKAKNELEMCSVLKGKLLLDINNSFSRITKKEQEATKLNTRLDSFEKKILHLQAQEEAMVSRSNSMYSELSILIEEIDATNRSALAAESKEKEDLRHQLDEALLLNGMLKDKMLIELNLIQMNSSMPFVDLKGCSEFELCHWLADYRSDLVMANMIAKDIESTVLASELKQNKRHLQEQRVVFTDILEGLMAEATLWKVDHDLENIAICILHEENKGSRADLENLKQISDEAMENLHAMNEENTKLNYLISSLESSITSFQTNLDAKSKALEELELSHGTMCRELELKNEAIHLSTTRENYFSSENEMLKQEILNILCKEQCMVESVANIEADQLFVTFESRLQLFTDHVHNYINEQINMVSKLSNELDIIQVLAEALSTHNSILQSELIRKDELAKGLSFDLSLLQESSSVAKNQAAELMELRKAIKSLEQALASKSLELDDGASERQQLEARILMSNEKVATLEEELAKKFDELNVISMENTELKSQLQHIEEIGYAMEELIELRRLIDERNICLQSLQNDFSKLSDEKQFSDTQLLILKEKLEMAQALAEESEAIATESRQIAEEHKAYAEGKDEEVKLLETSIEELENTVCALESKVDIVKEEAERQRMQREELEVELQKVRQQMLTVPASGKSKSCMEDGIVDLADSSRYPADIHNDLLCAQESIRALEKDVSEKESEIAQCKAHISELNIHAEAAAREYKQKLMELEAMAQQVKTDNSSAHACSMRQEKISSKPRGSGSPFKCIGIGFVQQMNSEKDEELSAAKQRIVELEGIAASRQREIFMLNARLATTESMTHDVIRDMLGVKMNMTTWAQALVDNQKKMEPTESAISQAQEIKEQSNELMKLKKQLDEFIEERQSWLDEINQKQSELGAARINIEKLRQREHFMIAEIELLKAENSNYKTIILNLEDEVKKLTRQQNLQLRINHHVKTKEENILLKRQNEELCAKLQQLGAILTRTKEELARYRVSNGKDPYEQIEEEELLRKKLDESEQDRSKLAENLSNLCTSILKVAGVVNPEPDTSLLKALECLNQLQCRVPSLESEVEDLKLKCKLLREKARLSQLQSDSSSLSSGAKSGSTSPGLSRSPSISSFR